The genomic DNA GGAGGACGTTGTCCTCGCGCACCCGGCCCACGGTGGTGGCCATGCCCGCGTGGGTGTCCCGGTCCAGGCGCGGCTGGGGGCGGAAGGGCTCGTCGAGCACCTCGATCCACTGGGGAGGAGCCGAGGGCAGCCCTCGCGCCACCTCGGCGCCCCGCCACTCGCGCATCGCCGCCACCACGTCCTTCACGGACGCCTTCTCGGCCAGCGACACGAAGACGGACTCGGTGTGACCCTCGAGCACCGCCACCCGGGTACAGGTGCACGACACCTGGATGTCATGCGGGGTGATGACGCCGTGGGCCAGCGAGCCGAGGATCTTCTTCGTCTCCACCTGGACCTTCTCCTCCTCCTTGGGGATGTAGGGGATGACATTGTCCAGGATGTCCAGGCCGATGACGCCCGGCGAGCGGCCCGCGCCGGACATGGCCTGCATGGAGGTCATCAACACGGAGCGCACGCCGAAGCGCTCGGCGAGCGGCGCCAGGGTGATGGCCAGACCCGTGGTGGTGCAGTTGGGAATGGGGACGATGAAGCCCTTCCAGCCCCGCTGCTTCTGCTGCGCGCGGATCAGATCCGAGTGGGCGGCATTCACCGGGGGAATCACCAGCGGCACGTCCGCCTCGTAACGGAAGGCGCTGGCCGCGGAGAACACGGGGATGTCCCGGGCGAGCCGGGGCTCCAGGTCCTTGGCCACGTCCGACTCCACCGCCGAGAAGGCGATGTCGTAGTCCCTGGCCTGGATCTCCTCTCCGCTCACCACCTTCATCTTCGCGATCGACTCCGGAAGCGCCTCGGGAACGAACCAGGCGGTCATTCCATTGGCGGCGCGAAGTGCCTCCACATAGGACTTGCCCGCGGAGCGCGGCGAGGCCGCCAGGCCCGTGAGCTCGATGTGGGGATGATCCTTGAGCGCGGAGATGAACTGCTGGCCGGCGAGTCCGGTGGCGCCGATGAGCACGGCACGAAGCTTGGCCATTGTGTCCGACTTCCTTCGGTACTTCGGGGGGTGCGGCGTCTTTACACCGTTTTGGTCCCCCACTTCACCATGCGCGGAGAGCCGGACGCCCCAGGCTCAGCAGACCTGGGAGGCCGAGGCTCCGGCGAAGTGGTATTCGACGGGCAGTCCCTCGGTGAGCCACCCCTGGAGACCTCCCTCCAGACACACTACCTGGAACCCCTGACGCTGCAGCAGACGGCAGACCCTGCGGGTATCGGAGCCATCCGGCGCACACCCACATAGGACGATGAGTTCGTCGTCGGGGAGGACCGCCGCGTCCTGGAGAATCTCCTCGAAGGTCATCCACAAGGCGCCCGGAATGTGCAGCCCATAGCGCTCCCAGTCGGAGGGGTCACGGCAATCGAGGACGAGGACCTCGTCGTCCCCCAGCCGCACGAACAACTCGGTACAAGGCATACGGGCTTGGATCACCCGGAACCTCCCAGTCGCGTTATCAGCGGTGGCAACCCGGGGGGATGGGATTCCCATCCCCACGCTTCCCCGGCCGCTCCCGCGCCTCGCTCGCCCCCAGAACGAGCATTCCCCCCTTCTCGCGTCTTGACCCGGCGGATTCGGGTCCATATAAGGCCCTCACGTTGGTCGCGGCGCCATAGCCAAGTGGTAAGGCAAAGGTCTGCAAAACCTTCATTCCCCGGTTCGAATCCGGGTGGCGCCTCACTCAAGGGCCCGATGTGGACTCCGGTTCACATCGGGCCTTCGTGTTTCCGGGGAGGGGGGCCGGTGCCGCCCCCCTCGGCCCCCACTCAGCCCAGGGTCGCGCGGGCGTTGCGGAACAGCCGCATCCAGGGGCTGTCCTCCCCCCACTCCGGCGGGCACCAGGAGTACTGCACGCTCCGGCTCACCCGCTCCGGATGCGGCATCATGATCGTCACGCGCCCGTCCCGGGACGTCACGCCCGCGAGCCCCCCGGGCGAGCCGTTCGGATTCGCCGGGTACGCCTCCGTCACCCGCCCGTGGTTGTCCACGAAGCGCACCGGCACCAGTCCGTCCACCTTCGCCTGGGCCTCGGCGCTCACGAACTCCGCGCGGCCCTCGCCATGCGACGACACGATGGGGATGCGGCTGCCCGCCATGCCCTGGAAGAAGAGCGAGGGGCTCTCCGCCACCTCCACCTGCACCAGCCGGGCCTCGAATTGCTCGGAGGCGTTGCGCACGAAGCTCGGGAAGTGCCCGGCCCCCGGGATGAGGTCGCGCAGCTGCGCCATCATCTGGCAGCCATTGCAGATGCCCAGGCTGAACGTCCCCGTCCGGGCGAAGAACGCGGCGAACTCGTCCCGGGCCCGCGCGTTGAACAGGATGGAGCGCGCCCAACCGCCTCCCGCGCCCAGCACGTCGCCGTAGGAGAAGCCGCCACAGGCCGCCAGACCCTCGAAGTCCTTCAACGACACCCGCCCCGCGAGGATGTCGCTCATGTGCACGTCCACCGCGCTGAAGCCCGCGCGCAGGAAGGCCCGCGCCATCTCCAACTGGCTGTTCACCCCCTGCTCTCGCAGGATGGCCACCCGGGGCCTGGCTCCCTTCGCGATGAAGGGCGCCGCCACGTCCTCGGCGGGGTCGAACGTGAGCCGGGACGACAGGCCCGGATCCGCCGGATCGCACTTCGCGGCGAACTCCTCCTCGGCGCAGCGCGGATTGTCGCGCAGCTTCTGCATCTCGAGGCTGACGCGCGACCACCCCGCGCGCAGCGCCGTCACGTCCTCCTCCAGCAGGACCCGCCCCCCCTGGTTCACCCGCACCTTCAGCGCCGGGCGGGGCCTCCCGAGCTCGTGCGCGTGCGCGTCCAACCCATGCGCCGCCAGCACCTCCCGAACCCGGGACAGGTCTCCGGCCCTCAGCTGGAGGACCGCGCCCAGCTCCTCGTTGAACAGCGCCGCGATGGCGTCCGGGCCCAGCGGACCCACGTCCACCTCGACACCACAGTGCCCCGCGAAGGCCATCTCCACCAGGGAGGTGATCAACCCGCCGTCGGAGCGGTCATGGTAGGCCAGCACCAGGCCCGCCTCGTTGAGCGCCTGCATCGCGGCGAAGAAGCCTCGAAGCACCTCGGGGCGCTCCACGTCCGGACACCGGGGGCCCACCTGCGAATACACCTGGGCCAGGACCGAGCCCCCCAGCCGCTGCTGGCCTTCGGCCAGGTCGACGAACAGCAGCCGCGTGTCCGCGTCCGGCTCGCGCAACTGGGGCGTGAGCGAGCGGCGCACGTCGAGCACCGGGGCGAACGCCGAGATGATGAGCGACAGGGGCGACGTCACCGCCTTGCGCTCACCCCGCTCCTGCCACACCGTGCGCATGGACATGGAGTCCTTGCCCACCGGGATGGTGAGGCCCAGCGCCGGGCACAGCTCCATGCCCACGGCCTTCACCGCGGCGTAGAGGTTGGCGTCCTCGCCCGGGCTGCCCGCGGCGGCCATCCAGTTCGCCGAGAGCTTCACGTCCCCGAGCTTCCCGATGCGCGCCGAGGCGATGTTCGTGAGCGCCTCGCCCACCGCCATGCGGGCCGAGGCCGCCGCGTCGACGAGGGCCACGGGCGTGCGCTCGCCCACGGACATGGCCTCGCCCGTGTAGCCCGCGTGCGCCGACAGCGTCACCGCGCAGTCCGCCACCGGCACCTGCCACGGGCCCACCATCTGATCCCTCGCCGTCAGGCCCGACACCGAGCGGTCCCCAATGGTGATGAGGAAGCCCTTGTCCGCCACCGTCGGGTGCCCGAGCACCCGCGAGAGCAATTCCCCCACCGGGGCCTCCAGCTTCAACTCCGCGTGCACGAGCGGACGCGACTTCACGTCCCGGTGCATGCGCGGCGCCTTGCCGAAGAGCACGTCCATGGGAATGTCGATGGGGGCGTTGTCGAAGCGCTGATCGCTCACCTTCAACACCTGCTCGGCCGTGGCCTCGCCCAGCACCGCGAAGGGCGCGCGCTCGCGCTCGCACAGCGCCGCGAAGCGCACCACGTCCTCGGGCGCGATCGCCAACACGTAGCGCTCCTGGGCCTCGTTGCACCAGATCTCCACCGGCGCCATGCCCGGCTCGGCGTTGGGCACCTCGCGCAGCTCGAAGCGTCCGCCCAGGTCGTTGTCGTGGATGAGCTCCGGCACCGCGTTGGACAGGCCGCCCGCCCCCACGTCGTGAATGGAGCGGATGGGGTTGTCATCCCCCAGCGCCCAGCACTGGTCGATGACCTCCTGGCAGCGCCGCTCCATTTCCGGGTTGTCGCGCTGCACCGAGGCGAAGTCGAGGTCCGCCGCGCTCGAGCCCTGCGTCATCGACGACGCCGCCCCACCCCCGAGGCCGATGAGCATCGCCGGGCCACCCAGCACGACGATCCGATCCCCCGGCCGCAACGTGCCCTTGCGCACGTGACTCGCCCGGATGTTGCCCAGGCCTCCCGCGAGCATGATGGGCTTGTGGTAGCCCCGTACCTCGACCCCGTCGAGCGTGGGCACCTGGAGCTCGAAGCTGCGGAAGTAGCCACACAGGTTGGGCCGGCCAAACTCGTTGTTGAAGGCGGCGCCGCCCAGGGGGCCCTCGATCATGACGTCGAGCGCGGACACGATGCGCTCGGGCTTGCCGTAAGGGGTTTCCCACGGCTGCTCGTACCCGGGGATGCGCAGGTTCGACACGGAGAAGCCGGTCAGGCCCGCCTTGGGCTTCGCGCCCCGGCCCGTGGCGCCCTCGTCCCGGATCTCCCCGCCCGCGCCCGTGGAGGCCCCGGGATGGGGAGAAATCGCCGTGGGATGGTTGTGCGTCTCCACCTTCATCAGGATGTGCGTGGGCTCGCGGTGGAAGCGGTACTCGCCGCTGGCCGGCTCCGGGAAGAGGCGCTCCACCTCGAAGCCCTCCATCACGGCGGCGTTGTCCTTGTACGCCGACAGCACGCCCTCGGGATGGGCCGCGTAGGTGTTCTTGATGGACTGGAAGAGCGAGCGCTCCTGGGCCACCCCATCCACCGTCCACGTGGCGTTGAAGATCTTGTGCCGGCAGTGCTCGCTGTTCGCCTGGGCGAACATCATCAGCTCCACGTCGGTGGGGTGGCGCTGGAGCTGGGTGAAGCGCTCCACCAGGTAGTCGATCTCATCGTCGGCCAGGGCCAGACCCAGCGCCCGGTTGGCGTCGACGAGCGCGGCGCGGCCCCCGCTCAGCACATCCACGGTGGTGAACGACTTCGCCGTGTGTCCGGTGAAGAGGATGGCCGCGTCCTCCTCGCGCGCCACCACGGCCTGGGTCATCCGATCATGAAGGAGGGGCTGGAGGACGGCGGACCGCTCGGGCGGGAGGGGTTGGCCCGCCGCGTCGGCGACCCAATAGGCGGTGCCGCGCTCGATGCGCCGCACGCCCTTCAAGCCGCAGTTCTGGAAGATGTCCGTGGCCTTGGAGGACCAGGGGGAAAGCGTGCCGGGCCGAGGGATGACGAGCAGCAGGCTGCCCCGAGGCGCCTGGCGGGCGAGTCGCGGGCCGTACTCCAGCAGCGAGTCCACCAGGGCCCGCTCGGGCTCGGAGAGGGATTCCGGAACATCGAGGAAGTGGACGAACTCCGCATAGACGGAGGCCACGGAAGGCTCCAGCTCCTGGCAGCGAGCGAGCAGCTTGGCCAGACGGAACTCGGAGAGGGCGGGGGCGCCACGCAGGGTGAGCATGGAAACTCTGGGAGAGGGCCAGGGGGGAACGACGCGGGCGTCTTATAACCGTGGCGCCTTCCTCATCCGAGGAGATCATGCAGCGGATATGGTTGAATGCCGCATGGTCAAAGCGAACACGGGCCTGCTGTCCCTGTGCGTCCTGGTCCTGGGTGCCGCCTGCGCGGAGCCGATCCACGACGCCCCTGTCCCCGCCCCCTTGAAAGCCACCCGCCGGGCGCTGGGCGAGGGCCCCGCGTCCCAGATGGTGGATGTGGGCACGTCGGCCGACAACGCCCTCGCGCCCCGCCCCGCTTCCCTGACGGCGGCGGGCACGACGCTCCTGTTCTCCGCCGATGACGGCACGACCGGCCGGGAGCTGTGGCGGCTCACGCCCGTGGGACCCGCGCTGCTGGCGGACATCTCGCCCGGCAACGCGAGCGCCGAGCCCTCCCAGCTCTTCT from Melittangium boletus DSM 14713 includes the following:
- the asd gene encoding aspartate-semialdehyde dehydrogenase, coding for MAKLRAVLIGATGLAGQQFISALKDHPHIELTGLAASPRSAGKSYVEALRAANGMTAWFVPEALPESIAKMKVVSGEEIQARDYDIAFSAVESDVAKDLEPRLARDIPVFSAASAFRYEADVPLVIPPVNAAHSDLIRAQQKQRGWKGFIVPIPNCTTTGLAITLAPLAERFGVRSVLMTSMQAMSGAGRSPGVIGLDILDNVIPYIPKEEEKVQVETKKILGSLAHGVITPHDIQVSCTCTRVAVLEGHTESVFVSLAEKASVKDVVAAMREWRGAEVARGLPSAPPQWIEVLDEPFRPQPRLDRDTHAGMATTVGRVREDNVLPNGFKYVLVSHNTKMGAAKGAILVAELMHAQGLLR
- a CDS encoding rhodanese-like domain-containing protein, with protein sequence MIQARMPCTELFVRLGDDEVLVLDCRDPSDWERYGLHIPGALWMTFEEILQDAAVLPDDELIVLCGCAPDGSDTRRVCRLLQRQGFQVVCLEGGLQGWLTEGLPVEYHFAGASASQVC
- the purL gene encoding phosphoribosylformylglycinamidine synthase, producing the protein MLTLRGAPALSEFRLAKLLARCQELEPSVASVYAEFVHFLDVPESLSEPERALVDSLLEYGPRLARQAPRGSLLLVIPRPGTLSPWSSKATDIFQNCGLKGVRRIERGTAYWVADAAGQPLPPERSAVLQPLLHDRMTQAVVAREEDAAILFTGHTAKSFTTVDVLSGGRAALVDANRALGLALADDEIDYLVERFTQLQRHPTDVELMMFAQANSEHCRHKIFNATWTVDGVAQERSLFQSIKNTYAAHPEGVLSAYKDNAAVMEGFEVERLFPEPASGEYRFHREPTHILMKVETHNHPTAISPHPGASTGAGGEIRDEGATGRGAKPKAGLTGFSVSNLRIPGYEQPWETPYGKPERIVSALDVMIEGPLGGAAFNNEFGRPNLCGYFRSFELQVPTLDGVEVRGYHKPIMLAGGLGNIRASHVRKGTLRPGDRIVVLGGPAMLIGLGGGAASSMTQGSSAADLDFASVQRDNPEMERRCQEVIDQCWALGDDNPIRSIHDVGAGGLSNAVPELIHDNDLGGRFELREVPNAEPGMAPVEIWCNEAQERYVLAIAPEDVVRFAALCERERAPFAVLGEATAEQVLKVSDQRFDNAPIDIPMDVLFGKAPRMHRDVKSRPLVHAELKLEAPVGELLSRVLGHPTVADKGFLITIGDRSVSGLTARDQMVGPWQVPVADCAVTLSAHAGYTGEAMSVGERTPVALVDAAASARMAVGEALTNIASARIGKLGDVKLSANWMAAAGSPGEDANLYAAVKAVGMELCPALGLTIPVGKDSMSMRTVWQERGERKAVTSPLSLIISAFAPVLDVRRSLTPQLREPDADTRLLFVDLAEGQQRLGGSVLAQVYSQVGPRCPDVERPEVLRGFFAAMQALNEAGLVLAYHDRSDGGLITSLVEMAFAGHCGVEVDVGPLGPDAIAALFNEELGAVLQLRAGDLSRVREVLAAHGLDAHAHELGRPRPALKVRVNQGGRVLLEEDVTALRAGWSRVSLEMQKLRDNPRCAEEEFAAKCDPADPGLSSRLTFDPAEDVAAPFIAKGARPRVAILREQGVNSQLEMARAFLRAGFSAVDVHMSDILAGRVSLKDFEGLAACGGFSYGDVLGAGGGWARSILFNARARDEFAAFFARTGTFSLGICNGCQMMAQLRDLIPGAGHFPSFVRNASEQFEARLVQVEVAESPSLFFQGMAGSRIPIVSSHGEGRAEFVSAEAQAKVDGLVPVRFVDNHGRVTEAYPANPNGSPGGLAGVTSRDGRVTIMMPHPERVSRSVQYSWCPPEWGEDSPWMRLFRNARATLG